Proteins encoded in a region of the Geoanaerobacter pelophilus genome:
- a CDS encoding circadian clock KaiB family protein, which produces MSPKMTKTALETIEAASRDSGSQPYILRLYIAGLTPRSQEAVRIITGICEEHLAGRYNLEVIDLYQNPVLAKGEQIIAAPTLIKKLPLPLRKIIGNMADKDKVLVGLDLRPKTDGHGKV; this is translated from the coding sequence ATGTCTCCCAAAATGACCAAAACAGCATTGGAGACCATTGAAGCTGCGAGCCGCGACTCCGGCAGCCAGCCATATATCCTGCGGCTCTACATCGCCGGGCTCACCCCGCGTTCCCAGGAGGCGGTTCGCATTATCACCGGGATCTGCGAGGAGCATCTGGCGGGACGCTACAACCTTGAGGTAATCGACCTCTACCAGAACCCGGTGCTGGCCAAGGGGGAGCAGATAATTGCCGCCCCTACCCTGATCAAGAAACTGCCGCTGCCGCTGCGCAAGATCATCGGCAATATGGCCGACAAGGACAAGGTCCTGGTGGGGCTGGATCTGCGGCCAAAAACCGATGGGCACGGCAAGGTATGA
- a CDS encoding PocR ligand-binding domain-containing protein has protein sequence MITERKHTQEALAESEQRVRRKLENIIAPEDIADLDLADIIDAPALQALVDDFHQLTGMPMGLIDLKGQVLAGVGWQDVCTKFHRVNPDSYRNCLESDIQLSAGIPHGEYKVYKCRNNMWDVATPVMVGDRQLGNLFMGQFFFEDEQPDYGFFRAQAARFGFDEQAYIAALEAVPRLSRETLHTSMNFFMKLADNLSRQGYSNLKLARSLAERDALMASLREREQEKETAVVFLRLVNESQGSRELIRAATLFFQEYSGCEAVGIRLRDGDDYPYYETRGFTPEFVESENRLCDYDETGSAVRDDNGNPLIACMCGNVICRRFDPVKPFFTANGSFWSNSTSELLASTSEADRQSRTRNRCNGEGYESVALIPLRQGEERQGLLQLNDRRKGRFTPETIALWERLADYLAVALAKFRTEETLAAAKETLEIERDILQAIMNGAKNSHLIYLDRNFNFVHVNETYARTCGYRPEEMIGRNHFCLYPNAENEAIFACVRDSGEPVAFRDKPFEFPDQPERGVTYWDWTLTPIKDLSGQVAGLVFSLYETTELKRAGEEIRRRSEELRATNEELSRFNEASVGRELRMIELKKEINELCRQAGLPPRHQLDFEEGD, from the coding sequence ATGATCACCGAGCGCAAACATACGCAAGAGGCGCTGGCCGAGAGCGAGCAGCGTGTCCGGCGTAAGCTGGAGAACATCATCGCTCCGGAAGACATCGCCGATCTGGACCTTGCCGACATCATCGACGCCCCGGCGCTCCAGGCCCTGGTCGATGATTTTCATCAGCTTACCGGCATGCCGATGGGATTGATCGATCTCAAGGGGCAGGTGCTGGCCGGGGTGGGGTGGCAGGATGTCTGTACCAAGTTTCACCGGGTCAATCCCGACTCTTACCGCAATTGTCTTGAGAGCGACATCCAGCTTTCGGCCGGCATCCCCCATGGCGAGTACAAGGTTTACAAGTGCCGAAACAACATGTGGGACGTGGCAACGCCGGTCATGGTGGGCGACCGGCAGTTGGGCAACCTGTTCATGGGGCAGTTCTTCTTTGAGGACGAGCAGCCGGATTACGGATTTTTCCGGGCGCAGGCCGCCAGGTTCGGGTTCGATGAGCAGGCGTATATCGCGGCCCTCGAAGCTGTGCCCAGGCTGAGCCGGGAGACGCTGCACACCAGCATGAACTTCTTCATGAAGCTGGCCGACAATCTTTCCCGGCAGGGGTACAGCAACCTGAAGCTGGCTCGCTCCCTGGCGGAACGGGATGCCCTGATGGCGTCGCTTCGGGAGAGAGAGCAGGAGAAGGAAACCGCGGTGGTCTTTCTCCGTCTTGTCAACGAGAGCCAGGGGTCCAGAGAACTGATCCGGGCAGCGACATTGTTCTTTCAGGAATATTCCGGGTGTGAGGCGGTCGGAATCAGGTTGCGCGACGGGGACGACTATCCTTACTACGAGACCCGCGGCTTTACACCGGAGTTTGTCGAGAGCGAGAACCGGTTGTGCGATTACGACGAGACCGGGAGCGCTGTCCGCGACGATAACGGCAACCCGCTCATCGCCTGCATGTGCGGCAATGTGATCTGCCGCCGCTTCGATCCGGTCAAACCATTCTTTACGGCAAACGGGAGCTTCTGGAGCAACAGTACCTCGGAACTGCTCGCCTCCACCTCGGAGGCGGACCGGCAGTCCCGCACCCGCAACCGCTGCAACGGCGAGGGGTACGAGTCCGTGGCCCTGATTCCGCTGCGCCAGGGCGAGGAGCGCCAGGGGCTTCTCCAGTTGAATGACCGGCGAAAGGGGCGTTTTACTCCTGAGACAATTGCCCTGTGGGAGCGGTTGGCAGACTATCTTGCCGTGGCCCTGGCAAAGTTCCGCACCGAGGAAACGCTTGCTGCTGCCAAGGAAACGCTGGAAATTGAGCGAGACATCCTGCAGGCCATCATGAACGGAGCGAAGAACTCCCACCTGATCTACCTCGACCGTAATTTCAACTTCGTGCATGTCAACGAAACCTATGCGCGAACCTGCGGCTATCGGCCCGAGGAGATGATCGGCAGGAACCACTTTTGCCTCTACCCTAACGCGGAAAACGAGGCGATCTTTGCCTGCGTACGCGATTCCGGCGAGCCGGTGGCGTTTCGCGACAAGCCGTTCGAGTTTCCCGATCAGCCGGAACGTGGCGTCACCTATTGGGACTGGACCCTCACGCCGATCAAGGACCTGTCAGGCCAGGTCGCCGGGCTGGTTTTCTCGCTCTATGAAACAACGGAGCTGAAGCGGGCCGGGGAGGAGATTCGGCGACGCTCCGAGGAACTGCGCGCCACGAACGAGGAGCTGAGCCGCTTCAACGAGGCATCGGTGGGGCGCGAACTGCGCATGATCGAGCTGAAGAAGGAGATCAACGAGCTCTGCCGGCAGGCAGGACTGCCGCCGCGTCATCAGCTGGATTTCGAGGAGGGAGATTGA
- a CDS encoding sensor histidine kinase, with product MTMKHGDNRTREELQGEIEQLRYRLDEAEQTLEAIRSGEVDALVVAGPHGDQIFSLTGSERIYRQIIETMNEGALTVTIDGTILFCNQRFCSLLQYPMAEIIGRNCADFAPPSGLPQLKALLDNAQSGPAQQFFHLWAAVGPPVPVNIAASMLVTETENSICLVVSDLTELERQANSIYDLLREKHILEVHQTELNASNEELRDSQRAALNLVEDVEIARRKVEEANKELRREILVRKQAEEELRKRERLFQDVIDGSPSPIFLKDREGRFITINASLEILLGRSREEIQGKTDYDIATKEVADYWRINDQQVMATGKAIQIEEVADLPDGHHVFLANKFPLVDSDGHIYGVGGISHDITDRKQAEELIKKSLAEKEVLLREIHHRVKNNLQVISSLVSLQADTLADESLAAVFGDVRDRVRSMALVHEKLYQTGDLAKVNFGDYAASLLNYLWRSHGALAEKARLNLAVAPVALPIEAAVPCGLILNELAGNALKHAFPDNRSGEVSVGLDQDQVTAEVCLWVRDNGVGLPADTDWRQSRSLGLRLVQMLAGQLRGSVETGTGPGTEFRITFPLKGVSL from the coding sequence ATGACGATGAAACATGGGGACAACAGGACCAGGGAGGAGTTGCAGGGCGAGATCGAACAGCTTCGCTACCGGCTCGACGAGGCCGAGCAGACCTTGGAGGCCATCCGCAGCGGCGAAGTTGACGCCCTGGTCGTGGCCGGGCCCCATGGCGACCAGATCTTCTCCCTTACCGGCTCCGAGCGCATCTACCGCCAGATTATCGAGACCATGAACGAGGGCGCCCTGACTGTGACCATCGACGGCACCATCCTCTTCTGCAACCAGCGCTTCTGCAGCTTGCTACAGTATCCAATGGCAGAGATCATCGGCCGGAATTGTGCAGATTTCGCGCCCCCCTCAGGACTACCGCAGCTGAAGGCGTTACTGGACAATGCCCAATCCGGGCCGGCGCAACAGTTTTTCCATCTCTGGGCTGCCGTTGGCCCTCCTGTACCGGTTAATATTGCCGCCAGCATGCTCGTGACGGAAACCGAGAACAGCATCTGCCTGGTAGTCTCGGATCTGACTGAACTGGAAAGGCAAGCAAATTCCATCTATGATTTGCTCCGAGAGAAACATATCCTGGAGGTGCATCAGACCGAGTTGAACGCCAGTAACGAAGAGTTGCGGGACTCGCAACGAGCGGCCCTGAATCTCGTCGAGGACGTCGAAATTGCCCGGCGAAAGGTCGAGGAGGCAAACAAGGAGCTGCGGCGGGAAATACTGGTACGCAAACAGGCCGAGGAGGAGTTGCGCAAACGAGAGCGTCTCTTTCAGGACGTCATCGATGGCAGCCCTTCCCCCATCTTCCTCAAGGACCGCGAGGGAAGGTTCATTACCATCAACGCGTCGTTGGAGATCTTGCTGGGCCGCTCGCGGGAAGAGATACAAGGCAAGACAGACTATGACATTGCCACCAAGGAAGTCGCCGACTACTGGCGGATTAACGATCAGCAGGTGATGGCAACAGGCAAGGCCATCCAGATCGAGGAAGTGGCGGATCTTCCGGATGGACACCATGTGTTTCTGGCCAACAAGTTCCCACTGGTGGATAGTGATGGCCACATATACGGTGTCGGCGGCATCTCACACGACATCACCGACCGCAAGCAGGCCGAGGAATTGATCAAGAAGTCGTTGGCAGAGAAGGAGGTGTTGCTGCGGGAGATCCACCACCGGGTGAAGAACAACCTCCAGGTCATCTCCAGCCTGGTCAGCCTGCAGGCCGATACCCTGGCCGACGAGAGCCTGGCCGCGGTGTTCGGCGACGTACGCGACCGGGTCCGCTCTATGGCGCTGGTCCACGAGAAACTGTACCAGACGGGCGACCTGGCAAAAGTGAACTTTGGCGACTACGCCGCCAGTCTCTTGAACTATCTTTGGCGCTCCCACGGCGCACTGGCCGAGAAGGCGCGGCTTAACCTCGCGGTCGCGCCCGTGGCGCTGCCGATCGAGGCAGCAGTGCCGTGCGGGTTGATCCTGAACGAACTGGCCGGTAACGCCCTCAAACACGCCTTTCCCGATAACAGGAGCGGCGAAGTGTCGGTAGGGCTGGATCAAGATCAGGTTACCGCTGAGGTGTGCCTTTGGGTGCGCGACAACGGTGTCGGCCTGCCGGCGGATACGGACTGGCGTCAATCCCGCTCGCTGGGGCTGCGACTGGTGCAGATGCTGGCTGGCCAGCTGCGCGGTTCGGTGGAAACGGGTACCGGTCCCGGCACCGAATTCAGGATCACCTTCCCCCTGAAAGGGGTTTCATTGTGA
- a CDS encoding circadian clock KaiB family protein encodes MTSEIESKAPSKIKAENGEEHYQLKLYVAGQTPKSIAAFDNLKRICEEYLKGKFSIEVIDLLVNPQLAKGDQILALPTLVRKLPEPIKKIIGDLSNTERVLVGLDLKPR; translated from the coding sequence ATGACAAGCGAAATAGAGTCAAAGGCGCCGAGCAAGATCAAGGCAGAAAATGGAGAAGAGCACTATCAGTTGAAGCTTTACGTCGCAGGCCAGACACCCAAATCCATTGCCGCCTTCGACAACCTGAAGCGGATCTGCGAAGAATACCTGAAAGGGAAATTTAGTATCGAGGTGATTGACCTGTTGGTGAACCCGCAACTGGCCAAGGGGGACCAGATCCTGGCCCTGCCGACCCTGGTGCGCAAGCTCCCCGAACCGATCAAGAAGATTATCGGCGATCTCTCAAATACCGAACGGGTGTTGGTTGGCTTGGACCTGAAACCGAGATGA
- a CDS encoding PAS domain S-box protein, with translation MRIKNRLQLNAAVSVLTALVICLMLGFMLVRINMLNASAQIAGENVVNALERVTLRNDYIRNNSARAKEQWFVKHEQMGRLLKLAAETFRDAEDRKIIAECIINQDSIGKIFSAIVANREMPGTNRGSAAMSQEVEQRLISQLNMRVYDEVIYGRQLLESSREARASALRRAAGAIIGLLAIVMISTLVSSWTMNRAISGRMMRLRNGAAIIGGGDLDHRIDIRGDDEFVELAASFNSMTEKLRGSYDDLKREIEERKLTEQQLSYATQRLQALMEAVPVGISFSDDVTCQSITGNPVALTQFEISSQDNLSASAPDAEAPGRQVRFFMGGREISDAELPLQRAVAKNMVIPTMELEVLMPSGRRWFADASGAPVRDAQGNVIGGIAVTVDITERKRAESALQENEARLRLAQESAHVGIWDWKVETGEVDFTPELNRLYGLAPGTIRTYQDWRERVHPADIGGIEAVRDEAIAKHEPFDLEFRGRHSSGEYRWISTKGGAIYNEAGSAVRVLGVNIDITERKQAEEALRQAMVEQEAILESVPLLISLHGRDGAWLKVNPAVVKLFGLDPVSASREEIANRLQARFPDGTPLTEKNMPSSRALQGELVRNVEYVITDSEGTDHVLMINAVPLQKDGNVYGMVLSQTDITDLKLAEKALRESEERKRMVLEASEIGTFEVDLQTGEGRWNNVEYALLGLEPGDAPGSPERFFQYVHPDDVGLLTSNWENALRSGELDAEFRIVRADGQERWLAGKGRFLYESGGDNRPLQFLGVNFDITARKQAEEALLLKYSELETATKLAEDKRLRLAAMMEALPIGVAITDAWGGSVQSNDAFERIWAGPRPETHSIEDYTKYQAWWADTGKPVEPEEWASALAVITGRGVTGQLLKIQRFDGSEAFVINSASPIRDAEGAIAGCAVAVQDITELKRAEQQISGQLEELRILNEDLKLFNKSFVSREFRMIELKKEINELCAQNGEQPRYPLEFEMSDDVE, from the coding sequence ATGCGGATCAAAAACAGACTGCAACTTAATGCTGCCGTTTCGGTGTTGACGGCTCTGGTCATCTGTCTCATGCTGGGTTTCATGCTCGTGCGCATCAACATGCTCAATGCAAGCGCGCAGATCGCCGGCGAAAACGTGGTAAATGCCCTTGAAAGGGTCACGCTAAGGAACGACTACATCCGGAACAACAGTGCTCGGGCAAAAGAGCAGTGGTTTGTAAAGCATGAGCAGATGGGCAGACTCCTCAAGTTGGCCGCGGAAACTTTCCGGGATGCCGAGGACAGGAAAATAATCGCCGAGTGCATAATAAATCAGGATTCGATCGGGAAAATCTTCTCGGCCATTGTGGCAAACCGGGAAATGCCGGGTACTAACCGGGGCTCGGCCGCCATGTCGCAGGAGGTGGAACAGAGGCTGATCAGCCAGCTGAACATGCGGGTCTATGACGAAGTCATCTATGGTCGCCAGTTGCTGGAGTCGAGCCGGGAGGCCCGGGCTTCCGCCCTCCGGCGGGCAGCTGGTGCAATCATCGGTCTGCTGGCAATCGTCATGATCTCGACCCTGGTCAGTTCATGGACCATGAACCGGGCGATCTCCGGTCGCATGATGCGTTTACGCAACGGCGCCGCCATTATTGGCGGAGGCGACCTTGATCATCGTATCGACATCAGGGGTGATGACGAGTTTGTCGAGCTCGCGGCATCATTCAATAGCATGACCGAGAAGTTGCGCGGCTCTTATGATGACCTCAAAAGAGAGATCGAAGAGCGCAAACTTACGGAGCAGCAGCTTTCTTACGCTACCCAGCGTTTGCAGGCACTGATGGAAGCGGTTCCGGTCGGCATCAGCTTTTCCGACGATGTCACGTGCCAGAGCATCACCGGCAATCCCGTAGCGCTTACTCAGTTCGAGATATCGTCACAGGACAATCTGTCCGCATCAGCGCCCGACGCCGAAGCACCGGGCCGCCAGGTGCGATTCTTCATGGGCGGCAGAGAGATCTCCGACGCCGAGTTACCGTTGCAGCGGGCTGTCGCAAAAAACATGGTAATCCCAACGATGGAGCTGGAGGTGCTGATGCCGAGTGGCCGGCGCTGGTTTGCCGATGCCTCCGGTGCACCGGTGCGCGATGCGCAAGGCAACGTCATCGGCGGGATCGCAGTGACAGTGGACATCACTGAGCGTAAACGGGCCGAGTCAGCGCTACAGGAAAATGAGGCGCGACTGCGCCTGGCCCAGGAGAGCGCACATGTAGGGATCTGGGACTGGAAGGTCGAAACCGGGGAGGTGGATTTCACGCCGGAGCTCAACAGGCTGTACGGTCTGGCTCCTGGGACCATCAGGACATATCAGGATTGGCGTGAACGGGTGCATCCGGCAGACATCGGAGGAATCGAGGCAGTACGTGATGAAGCCATTGCGAAGCACGAACCGTTTGATCTTGAATTTCGCGGACGACACTCTTCCGGAGAGTATCGCTGGATATCCACAAAGGGTGGAGCGATTTACAATGAAGCGGGCAGTGCTGTTCGTGTGCTGGGTGTCAATATCGACATCACCGAACGCAAGCAGGCTGAGGAAGCGCTACGCCAGGCAATGGTGGAACAGGAGGCGATCTTAGAGTCCGTTCCGCTCCTCATTTCCCTGCATGGTCGCGACGGAGCTTGGCTCAAAGTCAACCCGGCCGTGGTTAAACTGTTCGGCCTAGATCCCGTTTCGGCCTCACGCGAGGAGATTGCCAACAGGCTGCAAGCCCGGTTTCCGGACGGCACCCCTCTCACCGAGAAGAACATGCCCTCCTCGCGAGCGCTCCAAGGTGAATTAGTTCGCAATGTAGAGTATGTCATCACGGATTCCGAGGGGACAGACCATGTTCTCATGATCAATGCGGTACCGCTTCAAAAAGACGGGAACGTATATGGAATGGTCTTATCTCAGACAGACATCACTGATCTCAAACTGGCCGAGAAGGCGCTGCGGGAGAGCGAGGAGCGCAAGCGCATGGTTCTCGAAGCCAGTGAGATCGGAACCTTCGAGGTTGACCTCCAAACCGGCGAAGGGCGCTGGAACAATGTCGAGTACGCATTGCTGGGGCTTGAACCGGGTGACGCTCCAGGCAGTCCGGAACGCTTTTTCCAGTATGTTCACCCCGATGACGTCGGTTTGTTGACGTCCAACTGGGAGAACGCCCTGCGGAGCGGAGAGTTGGACGCGGAGTTTCGCATTGTGCGTGCCGACGGCCAGGAGCGCTGGCTGGCGGGCAAGGGGCGGTTCCTCTACGAAAGCGGGGGCGATAACCGACCCTTACAGTTTCTGGGGGTGAACTTTGACATTACCGCCCGCAAACAGGCTGAAGAGGCGCTGCTTCTCAAATACTCCGAGTTGGAGACGGCCACTAAACTGGCGGAAGACAAAAGGCTCCGGTTGGCAGCCATGATGGAAGCCTTGCCCATAGGTGTAGCCATAACCGATGCCTGGGGCGGCTCAGTCCAGTCAAACGACGCATTTGAACGGATTTGGGCCGGACCGCGACCGGAAACCCATAGCATTGAGGACTATACCAAATACCAGGCATGGTGGGCCGATACCGGCAAGCCTGTTGAACCGGAGGAATGGGCGTCCGCCCTTGCCGTCATAACCGGTAGGGGCGTAACCGGGCAGTTGCTGAAGATTCAGCGGTTCGACGGTTCCGAGGCCTTTGTCATCAACAGCGCCTCCCCGATCCGGGACGCCGAAGGCGCTATTGCCGGCTGCGCCGTGGCCGTTCAGGATATAACGGAGCTGAAACGGGCTGAGCAGCAGATTAGCGGCCAACTGGAGGAACTCCGCATCCTGAACGAGGATCTGAAGCTCTTTAACAAATCCTTTGTGAGTCGGGAATTTCGCATGATCGAATTGAAAAAGGAGATAAACGAACTCTGTGCGCAGAATGGCGAACAGCCGCGCTATCCGCTTGAGTTTGAAATGAGTGATGACGTGGAGTAG
- the kaiC gene encoding circadian clock protein KaiC, translating into MATKKKTEALMKCPTGIKGLDEITGGGLPQGRPTLICGGTGCGKTLLAMEFLIRGATEFGEPGVYMSFEEKSEELAKNFASLGFDLDDLAVRKKIAIDYVHIERSEIEETGEYDLEGLFIRLGHAIDSIGAKRVAIDTVEALFSGFANEVILRAELRRLFGFLKSKGVTAVITGEQGEKSLTRFGLEEYVADCVIFLSHKVDQQIATRRLRIVKYRGSAHGTNEYPFLIDEQGFSVMPISSIGLDHAASVERVSSGIARLDTMLGGKGYYRGSSVLVTGTAGTGKSSMAAHFVDAACRRGERCLYFAFEESRNQIIRNMRSIGINLEQWVNKGLLEFRNSRPTMYGLEMHLVTMHKAIESFKPAIVVVDPISNLVAAASDLEVKSMLSRLIDFLKMKGITAFCTDLTSVGGSLERTDVGISSLMDTWLLLQAIEGSGERNRGLYILKSRGMEHSNQVREFRLSDSGALLIDVYVGAGGVLTGAGRVAQEAKERAETLERDQDIEAKQRDIERKKAVIEAKIKALRTEFEAERDELERAIAREKIHQKALDEDTRSMARARMSDDLAPEKVSIAKAGKRGRR; encoded by the coding sequence ATGGCAACCAAAAAGAAAACCGAAGCTCTGATGAAATGTCCGACCGGGATCAAGGGGCTGGACGAGATCACCGGCGGCGGCCTCCCGCAGGGACGGCCGACCCTGATCTGCGGCGGCACCGGCTGCGGCAAGACCCTGCTGGCCATGGAGTTTCTGATCCGCGGGGCGACCGAATTCGGCGAACCGGGCGTCTACATGTCGTTTGAGGAAAAGTCCGAGGAGCTTGCCAAAAACTTCGCTTCCCTTGGATTCGATCTGGATGATCTTGCAGTTCGCAAGAAGATTGCCATCGATTACGTGCACATCGAGCGGAGCGAGATCGAGGAGACCGGCGAGTACGATCTGGAGGGGCTCTTTATCCGCCTCGGCCACGCTATCGACTCCATCGGCGCCAAACGGGTGGCCATCGATACGGTCGAGGCACTCTTTTCCGGATTTGCCAACGAGGTGATCCTGCGGGCGGAACTACGCCGCCTCTTCGGTTTCCTCAAGTCGAAAGGGGTCACTGCCGTCATTACCGGCGAGCAGGGGGAAAAGTCATTGACCCGCTTTGGCCTGGAGGAGTATGTGGCCGACTGCGTGATCTTCCTGAGTCACAAGGTGGACCAGCAGATCGCCACGCGCCGACTGCGGATCGTTAAATACCGCGGCTCGGCCCACGGCACCAACGAGTACCCGTTCCTGATCGACGAGCAGGGGTTCTCAGTCATGCCGATCTCGTCCATCGGCCTCGACCATGCTGCCTCCGTTGAGCGGGTTTCCTCCGGTATAGCGCGCCTCGATACCATGCTGGGTGGGAAAGGTTACTACCGGGGGAGCAGCGTCCTGGTCACCGGCACCGCCGGGACCGGCAAGTCGAGCATGGCCGCCCACTTCGTCGATGCCGCCTGCCGGCGTGGCGAGCGCTGCCTCTACTTTGCCTTCGAGGAATCCCGCAACCAGATCATCCGCAACATGCGCTCCATTGGCATCAACCTTGAGCAGTGGGTGAACAAGGGTCTTTTGGAATTCCGCAACTCTCGCCCGACCATGTACGGCCTGGAGATGCACCTGGTCACCATGCACAAGGCGATTGAAAGTTTCAAACCGGCCATCGTCGTGGTTGATCCGATCTCCAACCTGGTGGCTGCGGCGAGCGACCTGGAGGTTAAGTCCATGCTCTCCCGGCTGATCGACTTCCTGAAGATGAAGGGGATCACCGCTTTCTGCACCGACCTTACCTCTGTCGGCGGGAGCCTGGAGCGTACCGACGTGGGGATCTCGTCGCTCATGGACACCTGGCTCCTGCTGCAGGCCATCGAGGGGAGTGGCGAACGCAACAGAGGCCTGTACATCCTCAAGTCCCGCGGCATGGAACACTCCAACCAGGTCAGGGAATTCCGCCTGTCCGACAGCGGTGCCCTGCTCATAGATGTCTATGTCGGCGCCGGCGGAGTGCTGACCGGCGCGGGCCGGGTAGCCCAAGAGGCGAAGGAAAGGGCCGAGACCCTGGAGCGGGACCAGGATATCGAGGCTAAGCAGCGCGACATCGAACGGAAGAAGGCGGTGATCGAAGCGAAGATTAAGGCACTCCGTACTGAATTCGAAGCGGAGAGGGATGAGTTGGAGCGGGCCATCGCCCGTGAAAAAATTCACCAAAAGGCCCTTGACGAAGATACCCGTTCAATGGCGCGGGCGCGAATGTCGGACGATCTTGCGCCAGAAAAGGTGAGCATTGCCAAGGCTGGGAAGAGAGGGCGCAGATGA
- a CDS encoding ABC transporter substrate-binding protein gives MKRHAPASPRRDRYFIRLMAVAMALAMGACCCACSRTDRTPAGPTEKITLAYGVQPESALAQVAEARGYYRQEGLGTTIHLHPYGKRALADLLAGKADFATVAEPPVMFAIMNGEKIAVIATIYTSTLGHAILARKDRGISSFRDLAGKKIAATLGTTAHFFVDTILVTHGIARKDVEVVDLKAEEIPDALVRGDIDAVATFSPYLELTHKKLGDRVIIFSDRDVYRYTYNVVATQDFIRKNPAKVRKMLRALVRAEEFAREHPEAAQKIVANFSGIEFATLRDTWPNARFTVSLDQSLLLALEDESRWAVNSGLIPQRDIPNYLDFIYFDGLRSVKPEAVRILR, from the coding sequence ATGAAGCGTCACGCTCCCGCCTCACCCCGCAGAGATCGATACTTCATCCGGCTCATGGCTGTTGCAATGGCTCTGGCGATGGGCGCCTGTTGCTGCGCCTGTTCCAGGACGGACCGCACTCCTGCCGGGCCAACAGAAAAAATCACCCTCGCCTATGGTGTCCAGCCCGAGTCAGCCCTTGCCCAGGTCGCAGAAGCGCGGGGCTATTATCGCCAAGAGGGACTGGGCACGACGATTCACCTGCACCCTTACGGGAAAAGGGCGCTTGCGGACCTGCTGGCGGGAAAGGCGGACTTTGCCACGGTCGCCGAACCACCGGTCATGTTTGCCATCATGAATGGGGAGAAAATAGCGGTCATCGCGACCATTTATACGTCCACCCTGGGGCACGCCATCCTGGCGAGGAAGGACCGGGGGATTTCCTCGTTCCGAGACCTAGCGGGAAAGAAGATTGCCGCGACTTTGGGGACAACCGCCCATTTTTTCGTGGACACCATACTGGTTACCCATGGCATTGCCCGGAAAGATGTCGAGGTCGTTGACCTGAAGGCAGAGGAAATTCCCGACGCCCTGGTGCGGGGCGATATCGATGCCGTTGCCACGTTTTCGCCCTACCTGGAATTGACGCACAAAAAGCTGGGCGATCGGGTAATCATCTTCAGTGACAGGGACGTCTACCGGTATACCTACAATGTTGTCGCTACGCAGGATTTTATCCGCAAGAACCCGGCTAAGGTCAGGAAGATGCTTCGCGCCCTGGTCAGGGCCGAGGAATTTGCCCGGGAACATCCGGAGGCGGCACAAAAAATCGTGGCCAATTTCAGCGGGATCGAGTTCGCCACGCTCCGCGATACCTGGCCCAACGCCCGATTCACTGTAAGCCTCGATCAGTCGCTGCTGCTGGCACTGGAAGACGAATCGAGGTGGGCGGTCAACAGCGGGCTGATACCTCAACGGGATATCCCCAATTACCTCGATTTTATTTACTTTGACGGTCTCCGATCGGTCAAACCGGAAGCAGTAAGGATTTTACGGTAG